A single genomic interval of Celeribacter indicus harbors:
- a CDS encoding baseplate multidomain protein megatron, producing the protein MATIVLSAAGAAVGASVGGGVLGLSSVVLGRALGATLGRALDQRLMGAGSEAVETGRVERFRLTGASEGTPVPQVYGRMRVGGQVIWATEFEEHSETSGGRGGKGAPKAPKVTEYSYSVSLAVALCEGEISRVGRVWADGGEIDTSTLTMRVYTGSEDQLPDAKIEAVEGAGRAPAYRGIAYVVLEDVDLTPFGNRVPQFSFEVMRPDQAEHGGDLAHLVEAVAMIPGTGEYALATTPVYLSAEGGEMRVANVNSASGRPDFTTSLEALTGELKSCRSTALVVSWFGDDLRCGSCRLQPKVEQAEADGTKMGWSVSGLSRRTAGRVPRDAEGRAVYGGTPTDQSVVEAIAALKAAGQEVMFYPFILMEQMAGNALVDPWTGEAGQPALPWRGRITTSRAPGIAGSPDGSAAAEAEVAAFFGRAQVGDFTPSGRTVGYRGPAEFSYRRMILHYAHLCALAGGVDAFCIGSEMRSLTSIRGANGFPAVAALIALAADVRAILGPACRIGYAADWSEYFGCHRDGDVHFHLDPLWADGNIDFIGIDNYMPLSDWREGEAHADAAAGWGSVYDLDYLRANIEGGEGYDWYYACPEHEAAQIRTPIADGAWGEDWIWRYKDIRNWWSNDHFERIGGVRSAVPTAWVPQSKPVWFTEMGCAAIDKGTNQPNKFLDPKSSESDLPKYSNGRRDDFIQLQYVRAMTSYWREAAHNPVSQVYGGPMIDMGRAHVWAWDARPYPAFPAVTGLWSDGANYARGHWLNGRSTSRALADVVTEICARSGVTGIDTAALWGVLRGYGVSDIAGARAALQPLMLAFGFEAVERGGRLVFRSRDGRAVADLDEADLALSGEGDGEGEGGPVLIRAPEAEVAGRVKLTYVDADGDYAARAEEAVFPDDDSRLVSQTDLPVALTRAEGRQVVERWLSEARVARDSIRFALPPSRLGCGAGDVVNVATAEGVLRYRIDRATLAEGQQIEAVRVEPEIYEPSDAVEEIVAARPFAAPLPVQALFLDLPLLTGEEVPHSPHVAATAQPWPGAAAVYASASDSGYALDTLLPGPATMGVTQTALAAAAPGLWDRGAPLRVTLARGEMSSVSPSEVLNGANVAAIGDGTAGRWEVFQFATAELVAPRTYEISLRLRGQAGTDALGAGWPAGSRFVLLDAALRQLDLPLSARGLARHYRIGPAQRGYDDPAYEHVQAAFDGIGLRPYAPVHLRAAGTAAGETVLGWVRRTRIDGDSWQSFEVPLGESAELYLLRVVSAGRILREVTVARPGWTYTAAQKAADGVEGAYEIHVAQMSERFGPGLFRRIEIHE; encoded by the coding sequence ATGGCGACTATCGTTCTTTCGGCAGCGGGGGCGGCCGTCGGCGCCTCGGTGGGCGGCGGGGTGCTCGGGCTGTCGTCCGTGGTGCTCGGGCGCGCGCTCGGGGCGACGCTCGGGCGGGCGCTCGACCAGCGCCTGATGGGCGCGGGCAGCGAGGCGGTGGAGACGGGCCGCGTCGAACGCTTCCGCCTCACCGGCGCCTCGGAGGGCACGCCGGTGCCGCAGGTCTATGGCCGGATGCGGGTCGGCGGACAGGTGATCTGGGCGACCGAGTTCGAGGAGCACAGCGAGACCTCGGGCGGGCGCGGCGGCAAGGGCGCGCCGAAGGCCCCGAAGGTCACGGAATACAGCTATTCGGTCTCGCTCGCCGTCGCGCTCTGCGAGGGCGAGATCTCGCGCGTCGGGCGGGTCTGGGCCGATGGCGGGGAGATCGACACGAGCACGCTCACGATGCGCGTCTACACCGGCAGCGAGGACCAGCTTCCGGATGCGAAGATCGAGGCGGTCGAGGGGGCGGGCCGGGCGCCGGCCTATCGCGGGATCGCCTATGTGGTGCTCGAGGATGTGGATCTCACGCCCTTCGGCAACCGCGTGCCGCAATTCTCCTTCGAGGTGATGCGCCCGGACCAGGCGGAGCACGGCGGCGATCTCGCGCATCTGGTGGAGGCGGTGGCGATGATCCCCGGAACGGGGGAATACGCGCTTGCGACCACGCCCGTCTATCTCTCGGCGGAGGGCGGGGAGATGCGCGTGGCGAATGTCAATTCGGCATCCGGGCGGCCGGATTTCACCACCTCGCTCGAGGCGCTGACCGGGGAGCTGAAATCGTGCAGGTCGACCGCTCTCGTCGTGTCCTGGTTCGGGGACGACCTGCGCTGCGGATCGTGCCGCTTGCAGCCGAAGGTGGAGCAGGCGGAGGCGGACGGGACGAAGATGGGCTGGTCGGTCTCGGGGCTGTCGCGGCGGACCGCGGGGCGCGTGCCGCGGGATGCGGAGGGGCGCGCGGTTTATGGCGGCACGCCCACCGACCAGTCCGTCGTGGAGGCGATCGCCGCGCTGAAGGCGGCGGGGCAGGAGGTGATGTTCTATCCCTTCATCCTGATGGAGCAGATGGCGGGCAATGCGCTCGTCGATCCCTGGACGGGCGAGGCGGGGCAGCCGGCGCTGCCCTGGCGGGGGCGGATCACCACCTCGCGCGCGCCGGGCATCGCCGGCTCGCCCGATGGCTCGGCGGCGGCGGAGGCCGAGGTCGCGGCCTTCTTCGGCCGTGCGCAGGTCGGGGATTTCACGCCTTCGGGGCGGACGGTCGGCTATCGCGGACCGGCGGAATTCTCCTATCGGCGGATGATCCTGCATTACGCCCATCTCTGCGCGCTCGCGGGCGGGGTGGACGCCTTCTGCATCGGCTCGGAAATGCGGTCGCTGACCTCCATCCGCGGCGCGAACGGCTTTCCGGCGGTGGCGGCGCTCATTGCGCTGGCCGCGGATGTGCGCGCGATCCTCGGCCCGGCGTGCCGGATCGGCTATGCCGCCGACTGGTCGGAATATTTCGGCTGTCACAGGGACGGGGATGTCCATTTCCACCTCGACCCGCTCTGGGCCGATGGCAATATCGACTTCATCGGCATCGACAATTACATGCCGCTGTCCGACTGGCGCGAGGGCGAGGCCCATGCCGATGCCGCGGCGGGCTGGGGGTCGGTCTACGATCTCGACTACCTGCGCGCCAATATCGAGGGCGGGGAGGGCTATGACTGGTATTATGCCTGCCCCGAGCATGAGGCGGCGCAGATCCGCACGCCGATCGCCGACGGGGCCTGGGGCGAGGACTGGATCTGGCGCTACAAGGACATCCGCAACTGGTGGTCGAACGACCATTTCGAGCGGATCGGGGGCGTGCGCAGCGCCGTGCCGACCGCCTGGGTGCCGCAGTCGAAGCCGGTCTGGTTCACCGAAATGGGCTGCGCGGCGATCGACAAGGGCACGAACCAGCCCAACAAGTTCCTCGATCCGAAATCCTCGGAAAGCGACTTGCCGAAATATTCCAACGGCCGGCGGGACGATTTCATCCAGCTCCAGTATGTGCGGGCGATGACCTCCTACTGGAGGGAGGCCGCGCACAATCCGGTGTCGCAGGTCTATGGCGGGCCGATGATCGACATGGGGCGGGCGCATGTCTGGGCCTGGGACGCGCGGCCCTATCCGGCCTTTCCGGCGGTCACCGGCCTGTGGAGCGACGGCGCCAATTACGCGCGCGGGCATTGGCTCAACGGGCGGTCCACCTCGCGCGCGCTCGCGGATGTGGTCACGGAGATCTGTGCGCGCTCCGGCGTGACCGGGATCGACACCGCCGCGCTCTGGGGCGTGCTGCGCGGCTATGGGGTGAGCGACATCGCGGGGGCGCGCGCGGCGCTTCAGCCGCTGATGCTCGCCTTCGGGTTCGAGGCGGTGGAGCGCGGGGGGCGGCTCGTCTTCCGCTCGCGCGACGGGCGGGCGGTGGCGGATCTCGACGAGGCGGATCTCGCGCTGTCGGGAGAGGGGGACGGCGAGGGCGAGGGCGGTCCCGTGCTCATCCGCGCGCCGGAGGCGGAGGTCGCGGGGCGGGTGAAGCTGACCTATGTCGATGCCGACGGCGATTATGCCGCGCGGGCCGAGGAGGCGGTGTTTCCCGACGACGACAGCCGGCTCGTGTCGCAGACCGACCTGCCGGTCGCGCTGACGCGGGCGGAGGGGCGGCAGGTGGTCGAACGCTGGCTGTCGGAGGCGCGGGTGGCGCGCGACAGCATCCGCTTCGCGCTGCCGCCCTCGCGGCTTGGCTGCGGCGCGGGGGACGTGGTGAACGTCGCGACGGCGGAGGGCGTGCTGCGCTACCGGATCGACCGCGCGACGCTCGCCGAGGGGCAGCAGATCGAGGCGGTGCGGGTGGAGCCGGAGATCTACGAGCCCTCGGACGCGGTGGAGGAGATCGTGGCGGCGCGGCCCTTCGCGGCGCCGCTGCCGGTGCAGGCGCTGTTCCTCGACCTGCCGCTGCTGACGGGCGAGGAGGTGCCGCACAGCCCGCATGTCGCGGCGACGGCGCAGCCCTGGCCGGGGGCGGCGGCGGTCTATGCCTCCGCCTCGGACAGCGGCTATGCGCTCGACACGCTGCTGCCGGGACCGGCGACGATGGGGGTCACGCAGACCGCGCTCGCCGCCGCCGCGCCCGGCCTCTGGGACCGTGGCGCGCCGCTCCGGGTGACGCTCGCGCGCGGCGAGATGAGTTCCGTGTCGCCGTCCGAGGTGCTGAACGGCGCCAATGTGGCGGCGATCGGGGACGGCACGGCGGGGCGCTGGGAAGTGTTCCAGTTCGCCACCGCCGAGCTGGTCGCGCCGCGGACCTACGAGATCTCGCTGCGGCTGCGGGGGCAGGCGGGGACGGATGCGCTGGGCGCGGGCTGGCCGGCGGGGTCGCGGTTCGTGCTGCTCGATGCCGCGCTGCGCCAGCTCGACCTGCCGCTCTCCGCGCGGGGGCTGGCGCGCCATTACCGGATCGGCCCGGCGCAGCGCGGCTATGACGATCCCGCCTATGAGCATGTGCAGGCGGCCTTCGACGGCATCGGCCTCCGGCCCTATGCGCCGGTGCATCTGCGTGCGGCGGGGACCGCCGCGGGCGAGACCGTGCTCGGCTGGGTGCGGCGGACGCGGATCGACGGCGACAGCTGGCAGTCCTTCGAGGTGCCGCTCGGGGAGAGCGCGGAGCTCTACCTGCTGCGCGTCGTGTCGGCGGGCCGCATCCTGCGCGAGGTGACGGTGGCGCGGCCCGGCTGGACCTAT